Below is a window of bacterium DNA.
CCCAGAGCGATGATGATGGCAACGCCCGCCAGGATCAGCTGCCGCTGGAATTCCATCAGCTTGGCGAGTACGCGCTGGCTGTAGGTCTGGAAAACATCGGGGCTTTTGATGGACTTCCTGAAGTTTCTGGCCATGCGCAGATTTTCCTTTAAATAACAGAGATTTCTGTTTGAATATTGAGGATATAATTTAAGAAATTGAGAAGTTACATTAAGTTATTCGCTCATTTCCTGTCCAGGATATCGAGAATCCCCTGAAGTTCCCTCCGAAGCCAGACGGGGTCCAGCGTCTCTTTTCTCTCGAACGGGAGGAGTGGATTTTCGTCCTTCCTCGCTTCCTCCTCGGCCACGGAAGCTTCCGCCGCTCCGCGGGGGGAGCGCTGGCGGCTGAGCTGTCTTTTGGCCCCAGCAATGGTGAAGTTTTCCTCGTAGAGCAGGTTCTTGATGGCGAAAATCAGCTCGACATCCTTCCGCCGGTAGACACGCTGGCCAGACTCCCCTTTCGCCGGGCGCAAGACCTTGAACTCGCTCTCCCAGTAGCGCAGTACGTGGGGCTTGGTGCCGGTCAGCTCGGCCACCTCTCCGATTTTGAAGAAAAGCTTGTCGGGAATGGCGGGATGCACGGAGTCCTCCGGGTGTCCTCTTGGATTCTGCCTAATTTGCGCCATTTTGCCGCACAACAAAAGAGCCGGCAAATCCGGCGTTGACGATGCGGGCGCGCAATGTAAGGGCCTCCTGCCGGGTGCGCAGCCTGCCGGAGCGGACGGTACGGAACCGGCCCGCCGCGCTCCCACCGCTCCCGATGATTTCACCCCTGAAACCGGCTTCCTCGACCTGATCGAGGCGCTGGGCCGCCCGCTCGAGATCGGCAAAACCGCCGGCCGAGACGTTCCAGCTGTTCCCTGAGCGGTAGCTCCGCGCACGAATGTTCTTGCGGGAGGCGAGCTCGACGAGCGCCTCGGCCTCATCCCGCGTGGGCAATTTGCCGATCACCACCTCGTTCCGCCCGCCGCCGACGGCCCCGGGGGAGACTATCGGTTCAAACCCCTTCTGGCGGAGCCGATTGGCAAACACATCGACGCAGCGGGAGGTGCGGCAGGTCGCTACCTGAACGGAAAAGAAGGTGCCGCGCACCGAAGCGGTCGCCCGCCGAGGGGCTGGAGCGGCAGGACGGGGCGCGGGCGGCGGCGTCACCTTCTGCGCGACTCTTCTTTGGGATTTCGGGGCCGAGGGTTTCGCCGCGGGAGCCGGGGCGGATTTTTTCGCCGCCACCCGGGGAGCCGCGGGCTGGGCGGGCGGTGATTCGGACTCTGGCTTCTGGGCTTTGCTCTCCTGAAGCTTCTTCAGGAGGATCTCTTCTTTCTTGCGCCGCTCTTCCTCCTCGCGCACCAGTATCTCCCGCTTTTTCTTCAACTCCTCCAGCCGGCGCTGGGCCTCGATACGCTCCTGCTCTTTTTTCAGGCGCGGAACCCACCACCACTGATAGACACCCCAGCCGCCGCCGCCCAGGACCGCGAGAGCCACGAGAGCGATGACCAGATTCCGGATGAGCTTCTTGGACCCTCCCCCGCCGCGTGATTTTTTTTCACCCAGCAGTGCGCTCGCACCGCCTCCTCCGGCGTCATCGTAATCATCCTGATCGTCATCGAGCAGGTTCACATCTTTGGCGGCCATGGCGTCTTCCCCTCTCGCGAGCGCTAGTCGTTATCCTTCGCAGAAACAGCCCCTGCGATGATTTTTTCGGAAATCTGACCGGGAACCTCCTCGTAGTGCGAAAACTCGATGGAGAAATCTCCGCGATCGGCGGTCATCGAACGAAGCGCGGGCGCATAGTTCAGCACCTCGGACATGGGTACCTGGGCCTTGATCTTCTGTTTCCCGCCAGGGCCGGGGTCCATCCCCGAAACGCGCCCCCGGCGGGAGTTCATGTCGCCGATGACATCACCCATGTACTCATCCGGAACCACGACTTCGATCGTCATGATCGGCTCCAGGAGAATGGGCCTGCACTGCTCCATCCCCTTTTTGAAACCCATCGAGCCGGCGATCTTGAACGCCATCTCGGAGCTGTCCACCGTATGGTAGCTGCCGTCGTAGAGAATGACGCGGAGATCGGTCACGGGATAACCGGCAAGGGTGCCGATGTCCATGGCCTCGATAATTCCCTTCTCCACGGCGGGAATGTAGGTTTTCGGGATCACACCGCCCACGATCTTATCCACGAACTCGAAACCCGAGCCTCGCGGCAAGGGCTCGATCTCGAGCCAAGTGTCTCCAAACTGGCCGCGGCCGCCGGTCTGCTTTTTGTAGCGGCCCTGGATTTTCGCTTTTCCCTTGATCGTTTCCTTGTAGGGCACGCGGGGGGTCCGCATCTCGACCTCGACGCCGAACTTGCGCTTGATCCGCTCGATCATGACCTCGAGATGAAGAACACCCAGCCCGGACAGAAGAAGCTCCTTGGTCTGCAGATCTCGGCTGATGGCCAGGACGGGGTCCTCGTCCCGGATGCGGGCAAGCGCGGTGCTCAGCTTCTCCTCATCGCCCTTGCTCTTGGGGACCACCGCATAGGAAATGACGGGAGACGGAAATGCAATCGGGGTGATGACGGCCTTTTCGCCGTCGGCGCAAAGCGTATCCCCGGTCCGGGTATTTTTCAGCTTGGCAACGGCGGCGATGTCGCCGGGCCCCAGCTTTTCCGAAACCGGACTCTGATTTTTCCCCTGAATATAGAGGAGGGTCCCCACCCTCTCCTTTTCGTCCCGGTTGGAGTTGTACGCCGAGGAGTCCGATGAGATGCTGCCGGAAACCACGCGGAAATAGTTCAGTTTCCCGGCAAATGAGTCCACAACGGTCTTGAAAACCAGGGCCCGGAAGGGAGCGTTCTCGTCCGCCGCGATGGAAATGTCTTCGCCCTCCGCGCTCTTGGCTGTCTCGGCGGGGCGCTCCTTTGGAGAGGCGCCGAAGTGGACGATCGCGTTCAGGAGTGCATCGGTCCCGATGTTCAGAATGCCGCAGCCGCAAAACACCGGAATGAAGGATCCCCCCAAAACGCCCCGGCGAAGCCCGGCGATGAGTTCCTCCTGGCTCAGCTCTTCTCCCTCGAGAAATTTTTCCAGCAGCGCTTCGTCCGCCTCGGCGGCAAATTCGATCAGCTTGCCTCGGTGTTCTTCGACGACATCCACCAGATCCCCGGGAACCTCTCCTTCGGTCCCCTTTCCGTTTCCTTCCGCGGTGTAGGTGAGCGCCTTGCCGGAGAGCAGATCGACTACGCCCGAGAATTTCTCGCCCTGTCCAATGGGGACCTGGAAAAGCGCCAGCCGGACGCCCAGGAGCTTTTCCGCGCCTTCCACCGCCCGGCTGATGTCGGCCTGTTCGTGGTCCATGTGGTTCACGAACAAAAAGCGCGGGAGGCCCTTCTCTCCGGCCCAGGCGGATGCCTTCTCGGTCATGACCTTCAGTTCGGCATGGCCCTCGATGACAATGAGGGCGTTGTCCACGGCGCGGACCGCCGCGACGGTATCCGCGACGAAGTTGGAATACCCGGGGGTATCGATGATGTTGATACGGTGGCCGGCCCAGTCAACATGGGCGACGGCGGAGCCGATGGATGAGTGGCGCTCAATTTCCTCGGGTTCGGAATCGAGGATGGTGTTGCCGGAATCGACTTTCCCCTGCCGATC
It encodes the following:
- a CDS encoding SPOR domain-containing protein: MAAKDVNLLDDDQDDYDDAGGGGASALLGEKKSRGGGGSKKLIRNLVIALVALAVLGGGGWGVYQWWWVPRLKKEQERIEAQRRLEELKKKREILVREEEERRKKEEILLKKLQESKAQKPESESPPAQPAAPRVAAKKSAPAPAAKPSAPKSQRRVAQKVTPPPAPRPAAPAPRRATASVRGTFFSVQVATCRTSRCVDVFANRLRQKGFEPIVSPGAVGGGRNEVVIGKLPTRDEAEALVELASRKNIRARSYRSGNSWNVSAGGFADLERAAQRLDQVEEAGFRGEIIGSGGSAAGRFRTVRSGRLRTRQEALTLRARIVNAGFAGSFVVRQNGAN
- the fusA gene encoding elongation factor G is translated as MAKGGVEKLRNFGFFGEGGTGKTSLAEACLFTGGSTDRQGKVDSGNTILDSEPEEIERHSSIGSAVAHVDWAGHRINIIDTPGYSNFVADTVAAVRAVDNALIVIEGHAELKVMTEKASAWAGEKGLPRFLFVNHMDHEQADISRAVEGAEKLLGVRLALFQVPIGQGEKFSGVVDLLSGKALTYTAEGNGKGTEGEVPGDLVDVVEEHRGKLIEFAAEADEALLEKFLEGEELSQEELIAGLRRGVLGGSFIPVFCGCGILNIGTDALLNAIVHFGASPKERPAETAKSAEGEDISIAADENAPFRALVFKTVVDSFAGKLNYFRVVSGSISSDSSAYNSNRDEKERVGTLLYIQGKNQSPVSEKLGPGDIAAVAKLKNTRTGDTLCADGEKAVITPIAFPSPVISYAVVPKSKGDEEKLSTALARIRDEDPVLAISRDLQTKELLLSGLGVLHLEVMIERIKRKFGVEVEMRTPRVPYKETIKGKAKIQGRYKKQTGGRGQFGDTWLEIEPLPRGSGFEFVDKIVGGVIPKTYIPAVEKGIIEAMDIGTLAGYPVTDLRVILYDGSYHTVDSSEMAFKIAGSMGFKKGMEQCRPILLEPIMTIEVVVPDEYMGDVIGDMNSRRGRVSGMDPGPGGKQKIKAQVPMSEVLNYAPALRSMTADRGDFSIEFSHYEEVPGQISEKIIAGAVSAKDND
- a CDS encoding MerR family transcriptional regulator, yielding MHPAIPDKLFFKIGEVAELTGTKPHVLRYWESEFKVLRPAKGESGQRVYRRKDVELIFAIKNLLYEENFTIAGAKRQLSRQRSPRGAAEASVAEEEARKDENPLLPFERKETLDPVWLRRELQGILDILDRK